In a single window of the Pseudomonas entomophila genome:
- a CDS encoding DUF2388 domain-containing protein produces the protein MRKPLIAATLGMLLLADLAQAHTLVATSNIIVRAFGRSIDFTSDTTTSIRDSKVVREAHDDAASFVASNGDIRGAQLEAAFDTLRARVPEARDASDQVLAEAILAL, from the coding sequence ATGCGTAAACCGCTGATCGCCGCCACCCTCGGCATGCTGCTACTGGCCGACCTTGCCCAGGCCCACACCCTGGTGGCCACCAGCAATATCATCGTCCGGGCCTTCGGCCGTTCGATCGACTTCACCTCTGATACCACTACCTCGATCCGCGATTCGAAGGTCGTGCGCGAAGCCCATGACGACGCCGCCAGCTTCGTCGCCAGCAACGGCGATATCCGCGGCGCTCAGCTCGAAGCCGCCTTCGACACCCTGCGTGCCCGCGTGCCTGAAGCCCGCGACGCCAGCGACCAGGTCCTGGCCGAAGCCATCCTCGCCCTGTGA
- a CDS encoding DUF2388 domain-containing protein — translation MRYLLPLLFALAGVGSAHAMDATTQAPFLTGFVTSQVTSAPFDRKLVAGARDDAAAFVASDGLIRGARLQAALNTLRQGCSRHSVGDLELAEAILVQ, via the coding sequence ATGCGTTATCTGTTGCCCTTGCTGTTCGCCCTCGCCGGCGTGGGAAGCGCCCATGCCATGGACGCCACCACCCAGGCACCGTTCCTGACCGGTTTCGTTACCAGCCAGGTGACCAGCGCGCCGTTCGACCGCAAGCTGGTCGCGGGCGCTCGAGACGATGCCGCAGCCTTCGTCGCCAGCGACGGCCTGATCCGCGGTGCACGCCTGCAGGCGGCACTCAACACACTGCGCCAGGGCTGTTCGCGGCACTCCGTCGGCGACCTTGAACTGGCCGAAGCGATTCTCGTCCAATAA
- a CDS encoding DUF2388 domain-containing protein — MSRNHLFGAALLLAFAGAANATSFVVTTDAVVGAVAATTDATSDISSSFRDDKIVQAARDDAASFVGSEGAIRGAKLESAFVHIRQQLPELQASDAQLARAILAL, encoded by the coding sequence ATGTCCCGTAATCATCTGTTTGGCGCCGCCCTGTTGCTGGCCTTCGCCGGCGCAGCCAATGCCACCAGCTTCGTCGTCACCACCGATGCCGTGGTGGGTGCCGTAGCCGCCACCACCGATGCCACGTCCGACATTTCCTCGTCGTTCCGTGACGACAAGATCGTCCAGGCCGCCCGCGACGACGCCGCCAGCTTCGTCGGCAGCGAAGGTGCGATCCGCGGCGCCAAGCTGGAAAGCGCATTCGTGCACATCCGCCAGCAACTGCCTGAACTGCAAGCCAGCGACGCACAATTGGCGCGCGCCATCCTCGCCCTCTGA
- a CDS encoding DUF1127 domain-containing protein, with protein MERTLSSDLVFENAQASNAALPLRVLSTLVLWQRRMASRRQLARLDSRLLADAGISESQRYEELSKPFWR; from the coding sequence ATGGAACGTACCCTCAGTTCCGACCTGGTTTTCGAAAACGCCCAAGCCTCCAACGCCGCCCTGCCGCTGCGCGTCCTGTCCACCCTGGTACTGTGGCAGCGCCGCATGGCCAGCCGCCGCCAACTGGCGCGCCTGGACTCCCGCCTGCTGGCCGATGCCGGTATCAGCGAGTCGCAGCGCTACGAAGAGCTGAGCAAGCCGTTCTGGCGCTAA
- a CDS encoding acetyl-CoA hydrolase/transferase family protein, whose translation MYRDRIRLSSLHSKVMSAADAAGLIQDGMTVGMSGFTRAGEAKAVPHALAERAKQSPLKISLMTGASLGNDLDKQLTEAGVLARRMPFQVDSTLRKAINDGKVMFIDQHLSETVEQLRNKQLTLPDIAVIEAVAITEQGHIVPTTSVGNSASFAIFAKQVIVEINLSHNANLEGLHDIYIPTYRPTRTPIPLVKVDDRIGSTAIPIDPAKIVGIVISDQPDSPSTVLPPDHETQGIADHLIAFLKGEVDAGRMSNNLGPLQAGIGSIANAVMCGLIESPFENLTMYSEVLQDSTFDLIDAGKLRFASGSSITLSSRRNADVFGNLERYKDKLVLRPQEISNHPEVVRRLGIIGINTALEFDIYGNVNSTHVCGTKMMNGIGGSGDFARNAHLAIFVTKSIAKGGAISSVVPMVSHVDHTEHDVDILVTEVGLADLRGLAPRERARVIIDNCVHPDYRAALNDYFERACQRGGHTPHILREALSWHENLEETGRMLVG comes from the coding sequence GCATGACCGTCGGCATGAGCGGTTTCACCCGCGCCGGCGAAGCCAAGGCCGTGCCTCACGCACTGGCCGAGCGCGCGAAACAGTCGCCGCTGAAGATCAGCCTGATGACCGGCGCCAGCCTGGGCAACGACCTGGACAAGCAATTGACCGAAGCCGGCGTGCTGGCGCGCCGCATGCCGTTCCAGGTCGACAGCACCCTGCGCAAGGCCATCAACGACGGCAAGGTGATGTTCATCGACCAACACCTGTCGGAAACCGTCGAGCAGCTGCGCAACAAACAGCTCACCCTGCCGGACATCGCGGTCATCGAAGCGGTGGCGATCACCGAACAGGGCCACATCGTGCCGACCACTTCCGTCGGCAACTCGGCCAGCTTCGCGATCTTCGCCAAGCAGGTCATCGTCGAGATCAACCTGTCGCACAATGCCAACCTCGAAGGCCTGCACGACATCTATATCCCGACCTACCGCCCGACCCGCACCCCGATCCCGCTGGTGAAGGTCGACGACCGCATCGGCAGTACCGCCATCCCGATCGACCCGGCCAAGATCGTCGGCATCGTCATCAGCGACCAGCCGGACTCGCCGTCCACCGTGCTGCCGCCCGACCACGAGACCCAGGGCATCGCCGACCACCTGATCGCCTTCCTCAAAGGCGAAGTGGACGCCGGCCGCATGAGCAACAACCTCGGCCCGCTGCAGGCCGGCATCGGCAGCATCGCCAACGCGGTGATGTGCGGCCTGATCGAGTCGCCGTTCGAGAACCTGACCATGTACTCCGAAGTGCTGCAGGATTCGACCTTCGACCTGATCGACGCTGGCAAGCTGCGCTTTGCCTCGGGTAGCTCGATCACCCTGTCGAGCCGCCGCAACGCCGATGTGTTCGGCAACCTGGAGCGCTACAAAGACAAGCTGGTGCTGCGCCCACAGGAGATCTCCAACCACCCTGAAGTGGTGCGTCGCCTGGGGATCATCGGCATCAACACGGCGTTGGAGTTCGACATCTACGGCAACGTCAACTCGACCCACGTCTGCGGCACCAAGATGATGAACGGCATCGGTGGCTCGGGCGACTTCGCCCGCAACGCCCACCTGGCGATCTTCGTCACCAAATCGATCGCCAAGGGCGGCGCGATTTCCAGCGTGGTGCCGATGGTCAGCCACGTCGACCACACCGAGCATGATGTGGACATCCTGGTGACCGAGGTGGGTCTGGCCGACCTGCGTGGCTTGGCGCCCCGCGAGCGCGCCCGGGTGATCATCGATAACTGCGTGCACCCGGACTACCGCGCCGCGCTGAACGACTACTTCGAGCGCGCCTGCCAGCGCGGCGGCCATACTCCGCACATCCTGCGCGAGGCCTTGAGCTGGCACGAGAATCTGGAAGAGACCGGGCGCATGCTCGTCGGCTGA